AACAGTGCAGACCTTTCTAAAGCTATTGTAAATGAAGCACAAAATATGACAGCACTTATTTCAGGTTTGTTACTAATGCTTAGTGAAATCTTTGTTGTGATTTTTATTTACTCAATTATGCTTTATATCAATTGGAAAATCACCCTCCTTATCAGCACCATTCTCATCGTCAATGCTTTGTTTCTCACCATGACCGTATCACGTGCCATTAAAAAAGCGGGAATTTCCCGTGAAGAACATCAAAAAAAATTTTTCGAGATTATCCAAATAAGTCTAGGAAATTTTAAAATGATGAAACTCACCTCAAATACCGAATCTATTCTCGAAAAATTCGACCATGCCAGCGCCGGTTATGCGTCTGCTAATATTCGAAATGAAACCCTGAGCCATTTCCCAAGAATTTTCTTGGAAGCACTTGGATTTGGGATTATTATTTTTATGATTATTTACCTCGTTCAAAAGTATCAAAGTGATATTTCAGGGGTATTAGCACTGATCTCGATGTTTGTATTGGGATTATATCGTTTAATGCCATCCGCTAACCGTATCCTCTCAGGCTATAATCAAATCCTCTTTTTTAAAAATTCACTCGACATTATACATAATGATCTCATGTACGATGCGGAAGAACTTCAAGACATCCCTGTCAGTTTCAACGAAATCCTCCAACTCGATCATATCCGCTTTGAATATAATGAAGGGAAACCTATATTGAACGACCTTTCCCTGACTATCCATAAGGGTGATAGAATCGCCTTTATCGGTGAAAGCGGTAGCGGAAAATCAACCCTTATTGACCTCATCATCGGACTTTATCGGCCAAAAAGCGGAACAATCAGCGTGGACGGTACACTATTGGATGAATCCAATATCAAAGCTTGGCGAAGTAAAATCGGATATATTCCCCAAAGTATTTATCTCTTCGACGGTACGGTAGCTCAAAATGTCGCTTTCGGGAAACCTATCGACAATGTTCGAATAAAAGAATCTCTTCGTCAAGCCAAAATTTTAGAATTTTTAGAGACCCATCATCAAGGCATAAACACGATCGTCGGCGAGGGTGGAATCAAGCTCAGCGGTGGGCAGCGTCAACGAATCGCAATCGCCCGTGCACTCTATGGACATCCCGAAATTTTAGTCCTTGATGAAGCCACCAGTGCACTCGATAACGAAACTGAAGCAAAAATTATGGAAGAGCTCTATAGAATATGCGAAGATAAAACATTAATTGTTATTGCTCATCGACTCAGTACGATTGAAAAATGTCAAAAAATATATGTATTTACTTCTACACAAAAACTAATAAGGAGAAAATAATAATCTTTTCCTGTTTAGAACAATAAAGACTATATAATTTTCATAGTTAAAAGAGTACAAGATGTCTAAAATAAAAGAGAAAATCTATACCTAGAAATATTATTGGAGCGAAAAATGAATTTCATTAAAAAATTAGTCATCAAAATAATGGAAAAAAATGCATCTATTTTGTCAGATAAACTATCTAAGCGCTTAGAACATATTGAAAATCAGTTGAATGAAATTAAATATAATGATCCAAGAAGACCTGAGTATTTATTTTATAAAGTTTGTGAAGTTGCGCAGAAAAAAACAATAGATTACATTTATGAAAATATGAAAAATGCAATTTGTATTGTTGATTATGATGAATTTCTTTCTTATTGTGTTTCAAAAAGTAGATCCAATGGAGATATTTTTGAATTTGGAGTATTCAGTGGGTATTCTATTAATAAATTTGCCTGCCTATCTGTATCATCCAACATATATGGTTTTGATTCTTTTGAAGGATTACCTGAGGAGTGGCAAGGCTATCATTTTTTCGATTTTAACCGAAATGGAAAATTGCCTAATGTACAATCAAATGTTACTTTGATTAAAGGATGGTTTTCTGACACCCTTCCTGTATTTTTAAAAGTATATAAAGGTGAAGGAATCAAATTATTGCATATTGATTGCGATTTATACTCATCAACAAAAGATGTTTTTAACGAACTTGCGAAGTACATTACCAAAGATATGATAATCATTTTTGATGAGTACTTTAATTATCCCAATTTTGAAAATCATGAGCTTAAAGCTTTTCATGAATTTGTCCAAAAACAACGGATCAATTATGAATATATCGCCTACTGTGGTGAAAGAGTGGCAGTTAAAATACTCTGATTAGATTTAACAACACTAAAGGATAAAACTGAAAGTATGGAAATAAAATGACATCTGTAATAGAATACGAAAAATTAAGATTAAAAGAAATCTATACTTTATTATTCCCTAATGAACATATATTTATTCAGCTAAAACCATCGGAAATACAAGATTTAAAAGGACCGAAAAATATAAAACTAAATATACTCGCTCATGCCATTTTGAATGAGTATCAGATACATATTGGACCAATGCATTTACCAGTTTCACATTCATTTGAAATAACTATTCCATCAAAAAATCAATCACAAGAAAATAATTTTCCTATAAGCAATACTAGAAAAATTAGTTATTTATTATCTTCATATCCATTATTACATGAAACTGTTTTAGAATTGATTTTCAATTATCTTGAGATGAAACAGCATATACATTTTAATAAAAAATATAAAACTTTCCCATGGAAAACCGACTGTACGTCTGAACAAACACCCACAGCTCTAGTAATGATGCATTGGTTAGATGTTGGTGGTGCTGAAAAATTTGCCGTCGAAACATGCTTGATAATGGAAAAAAACAATATAACACCTATTGTTTTATCGTCACGTTCTTCTCGACCATTTTATTTTGAACAACTTAGCCACAAATACTTAATATATGAATTAGATCGTCAAATTCCTCTTGGCAAAAGGCTTAAATTTATACTATTACTCATTAAACATCATAAAATATCCATTATTCATAATCATCATAGCACACATTTTTATCAGGTAATAGCATTGGTCAAAAGTTTTTTTCGATCAATAATAGCCATTGATACTTTACACATTGATGAGAAAAAAAGAAATCGGTTGGGGTTCCCTCGTTTATCAGTTATTTGGACAAATTACATTGATTATCATCATGTCATAAGTAAACGATTAGAAAACTTTTTTTTAACTCATCGTATTGATAAAAGTAAAATTATTTTTGGTCATTTAGGCAAAACTCTCTCATATCCATCCACTTTTAATATTCAAAATAACCTGTTGAATAAAAAGATTAATATTTGTTTTGTGGGGAGAATGGTCACACAAAAACGACCTATTTTAGGAGCTGTTTTACTAATTGATGCTGTAGCATTTTTGATTAAATCTAATTTTGAAACAACTGTAAATATTGTTGGTGATGGGGAACATTTAAAATCTTTTATAAATGCTATCAATAAAAGTGGTTATGCAAAATATTTTAAATTTTTTCCAAGCAATACAAATGTATTAACAATCATGCAACAAAATGATATTTTACTTATAAGTTCAGAAAATGAAGGAATCACTCTAGTAGCTTATGAAGCGCTTGCTCAAGGATGCATAGTAGTTTCGACTGATGTAGGGGCACAAAATGAAATAGTCCCTCAAAATTTATTACTTCCTTCAACAATCTTTAAAGCTAGAAATAGATGGGAAAAAATTTTACTTAACCTCACGACAAATGAAATATTTCGAGAAAATATCTTTATTGAAATAAAAAAGAAAGTAGACGAAATGAAACAAAAACAAAACGCATGGGAAGTATTAGATCAAGTTTATAGGGACATATATGCAAAATTCAATTTCAAATAAACCCACAATCTGTGCCGTAGTAGTTACATATAATAGAAAAGAGTTATTACTTGAATGTTTAAATTCTATCGTTAATCAAAATTATCCCGTAGATAGCATAGTTATTATTGATAACTGCAGTAATGATGGAACTACACAAAAATTAGTTGAAGCTAAATACATAAGTACGGATAAGACAATAGTTATAAAAAATGGGATATCAATCTTTTATAAAAAAACATCAATGAATATTGGTGGAGCCGGTGGATTCAATATTGGTATTAAAGAGGCTTTTTCTCATAAATTTGATTTCATTTGGTTAATGGATGATGATACTATTCCACACAATTCAACACTTTCAGAACTAATAAAAAGCTATAAAATATCGTCTGAAAAGTTAAAATCGCCAATAGGATTTGTTTGTAGTAAAGTTTTACATACTGATCATACCGTCCACATTATGAATATTCCGACAATTCATTCAATTTATAAAAATGATAGCCTTCCTTTTAATACTCTAGATGAAGATGACGTGTTAGTTGCTTATTCATGTTCCTTTGTTTCTGTTTTAATCACATTTGAAGCAATACAATTTAGTGGTTTGCCCTATAAAGAATATTTTATTTGGTATGATGATGTCGAATTTACTTCAAGAATTTCAGACCAAGGTTTTATAGGGATATATTCAATGAATAGTACTGTAGTACACAAAACTCCCTTTAATTACGGAGCAAATATTTTAAGTGCATCAGTTAATGACTTATGGAAATTCAAGTATGGTATCCGTAATTCATTACATGCATTAAAAAGAAAAAATTTTAAATTATTTCTTTTTGTATTAATCAAAAAAGCAATTTTTGACTCCATATTCATATACAAAAATCGAAAAAACCATAATTTTCTATTTGCTAAATCAAACTTTATTAGTGTTTTGTCCTCTCTCTTTTTTAATCCAGAAAAAGAATTTATTTAATACTTCAAACAAAAATATTTTAAATAAATTAGACCATTTCAGATTTAACATATAAAACGATAGAAGAACCATTTATGAAAACTTTTAAGTAGCAAGGAAAAAAATGACGAAAATCGCTATCATCGGCTCAGGCTTCTCCGGTTCTGTCATCGCACGAGAATTAGCAGAAGCAGGATACACTGTAGAACTTCTCGAAGAACGCGAACATATTGGTGGCAACTCATACAGTTATATCGATAAAGAAAGTGGTATCACCGTCCATAAATACGGTCCACATATCTTTCATACCGATAATGACCGGGTGTGGAAATACGTGAATCGATTCGGTGCGATTATGCCTTATGTCAATCGTGTTAAATCAACAGTCAATGGACAAGTCTACTCTCTTCCCATCAACCTACACACCATCAATCAGTTTTTTGTGAAAGCAATGTCGCCGCATGAAGCCAAAGCATTTGTAGCAACACTCTCTGATCCATCGATCGGAGAACCGTGCAATTTCGAAGAACAGGCGTTAAAATTTTTAGGGCGTGGACTCTACGAAGCGTTTTTTAAAGGCTATACGATCAAGCAATGGGGGATTGACCCAAAAACTCTTTCTGCAAACATTCTAAAACGTCTCCCCGTACGATTCAATTACGATGACAATTATTTTGCTCACAAATATCAGGGGATGCCGCGTGATGGCTATACCGCTATAATCGAAGCGATTTTAGATCATCCCTCTATCAGTGTCCATTTAAATACCCGTTTTACCAAAGAAATGGCTTCTGATTATGATCATGTTTTCTATAGCGGTCCTATCGACGCCTACTATAACTATGAATTAGGACGATTAGGCTATCGCACCCTCGATTTCGAAATGCACCGTGACAGTGGAGACTTTCAGGGATGCGCGGTAATGAACTATGGAGACCTCGATACCCCCTATACCCGTATCAGTGAGCACAAACACTTCGCCCCATGGGAAGATCATAAACAAACGCTCTATTTCAAAGAATACAGCAGACAATGCGAACCAAACGATATCCCTTATTATCCGATTCGTCAAACCCAGGAGCAGGAGTTGCTTCGCCGTTATGTCGAAATGGCGAACAAAGAGGAAAAGATCACTTTTGTCGGGCGTTTAGGGACATATCGTTATCTCGATATGGATGTAACAATCAAAGAGGCATTGGAAACAGCTGATCGCTTCAAAGATGAAGGTAAAACACCACCATTTATGATCGATCCGTTAGCTTAAAGGAAACAATTGAAAATCGCATCCGTAATCGTGACATTTAACCGACTGGAAAAACTCAAACTCACTGTACAAAAAACATTAGATGAAGAGATTAACTATTTAATTATTATAAACAATGCTTCGACAGATGAAACCAAAAAATGGCTCGATTCATTACTCGATTATCGTCTTCGAATTATACATTTGGAAACCAATATCGGAGGTGCCGGGGGATTTCATGTTGGCTTTAAAGAAGTAACAGATAATACAGATGCCGATTGGTTGGTCTGTTACGATGATGATGCCTACCCACAGAAAGATTCCATAAAGCTTTTCAAATCGATTGCTTTACCAAAAGAAGCCGGGAGCATCGCAGCTGCCGTCTATTCTCCTAATCATCAGATTGTAAATATGAACCGTCCAGGTATTAATCCATTTTGGCATTGGGATAGAGTTATTTCTTTTTTATTTCACGGTCGAAAATCTATCCATATTCAGGATAATATGTATCATACTGAACAGTATTATGAAATTGATGCTTCATCATTTGTCGGCTATTTTGTGCAAACTGATATTGTCAAAACAGTAGGGTTGCCTCGAAAGGAGTTATTTATCTATGCAGATGATGTACTGTATACCCTCCAAGTCAGAAAAGCTGGGTTTAAACACTATTTTTTTCCTACTCTTAAATTTATTCACGATTGCAATACTATTATACAAGACAATAAAACAATTTCTCCGTTATGGAAAGTCTATTATATTTACCGGAATAATTTAGAGCTATACCGTATGATGGCAGGTATATTTTTTTATCCCTTAGCTTTGGTAAAAATTTTTTCGTGGTGGAGAAAAGAAAAACATTATAATAATCCTGTCCTGTACAAAAAAATACTTTTCACTGCTATTAAAGATGCATTCAAAAAAGACTTTTCGAAATCGCACGTTGAGATATTAACTTTATGTACACCGCTTGATTGTGAAGAAAAATTGTTATGACCTTTGGCTTCCTCTCCCACCTCGATTACAACATTTGGCTTTTCCGTCTGCCGGTCATGCAGGAGTTGGTGCGTCAAGGACATACAGTGTATGCGATATGTCCAGCAGGAGAAATAAGCAACTCCTTTTGCGAACACGGGATTACCCATATCCCGTATAAAATAGAGCGTTCGAGTCTCAACCCGTTTAAAGAACTCAATGCGATCCGACATATCTATACTGCCATCACACCACTCAAACTTGATATTCTCCATACCTTTACAGCCAAACCCAATATTTACGGCACTATCGCAGGGAGATTCGCCCGCGTGCCTCGTATCATCAACCTTGTCGAAGGACTGGGAAGTTTTTATCTCGAAAACGATTTAAAAAGCCGCATTGTCCGCAATCTGATTGAGCTGCTTTATCGTCAAACGTTTAAACTCGCCGATACCGTAATGTTTGTCAATCATGATGACCCGGATTATCTGATCTCTAAAAAAATTGTCTCACCTGCTAAAGTTTTCATTATGAAAGGGGTAGGGATAGATACAAATAAATGGAGACCTTTATCTAAAGAGGATAAATGGATTCGAGTAACAATGGTTGCACGTGCTCTTAAACATAAAGGGGTTTTGGAATTTATTGAAGCTGCTACCATCCTAACAAAAAAATATCCCGAAGTTTCATTCCAATACGTTGGTTCTCCCGATGAAGGAAATCGTTTTAGTGTCACAGAAACATTTATGAAAGAACAGACCGCCATACACTACCTCGGCCACCAAACCAATATTTGTCATATCCTAGCCCAAAGCGATATTTTTGTCCTCCCAAGCTATTATCGAGAGGGGCTCCCCAGAACATCTATGGAAGCTGCAAGTATGGGACTACCAATTGTCACTACCGATGTCGTCGGATGCCGAGAAACCGTGGATGATGGGGTTAACGGATTTCTAGTACCCCCACACAATATAAACGCATTGGCCAATGCAATCGAAAAACTCATTTCTAACCCTGATTTGCGCTCTCAAATGGGACAGGCAGGAAGGGAAAAAGCCTTAAAAGAGTTCGATATCGCTACAATTGTCGACAAACATCTCGAAGTGTACGGACTGCAGCGTGTACGTTAATCTGATCAAACCCTTACTGGATCGTTTCGGAGCATTGATTTTATTGATCCTCTTTTCGCCTTTCATCCTACTCGTCACACTCATGATTGCCGTTCGCATGGGACGTCCCGTTGTTTTCGCCCAACGCCGTCCAGGATTGCATGGAAAGATTTTTACGATCTATAAATTTCGTACCATGACGGATGAAAAAGATTCCCAAGGGAACCTTCTGCCGGATTCAGAGCGATTGAAGGGAATAGGTCGATTCATCCGAAATTTCAGTTTGGATGAGCTCCCCCAACTGCTCAATGTTCTCAAGGGTGAAATGAGTTTTATCGGACCACGCCCTCTCTTGCCGGAATATTTGCCGCTCTATACTCCGCAGCAGGCACGGAGACATGATGTCAAACCCGGCATTACCGGGTGGGCTCAAATAAACGGACGCAATGCGATCAGCTGGGAAGAAAAATTTCGTTATGATGTCGAATACGTCAATAATATATCGTTTGCGCTCGACTTTAAAATCTTTTATCGTACTTTTGCAAAGGTGTTTATCAAAGAAGGGATATCCCAAGCAGGAGAAGCAACCATGGAAAAGTTCACCGGGACTAAGGAAAAAAAATGAAAATATCGTATTATCTTCCTTCCAATATCGAAGATAATCAGACCTTTGAAGCGCTGGGATGGCCCTCTAAAAAAATCTTTGCCAAAACCGGAATACGCCAACGGCATGTCAGTGCTCCGGATGAGACAGCTTTGGATTTGGCGGTCAAAGGATGTGAAAAGCTATTCGCCGACCATGCCATCGACCGAACCACTATTGACTATATTCTCTACTGCACCCAAAGCCCCGATTTCGTCATCCCGGGCAATGCCGGAATTTTACAACACCGCTTGGGTTTGCAAAATGCTATCGGTGCTGTCGATATCAATCAAGGATGTACCGGATATGTCTATGCCCTCTCACTCGCAAAAGGGCTTTTGGCTACCCAACAGGCACACACAATCTTGATCGTTACAACCGACACCTATACCAAATACATTCATCCGCTGGATCGCGCCAACCGCTCTATTTTCGGGGACGGCGCAAGTGCAACTCTCTTGGAACAAACCGATGTGGAGAACATCGGGCAGTTTATATTTGGTACCGACGGCAGCGGTGCACACAACATATGCGTCAAAACCAGCGGTTTGAAATACCCAAAAAGTCCCCAAACCTCCATCGAGCACCAAGACGATTCAGGCAATGTCCGCAGCGAAGACAACCTTTATATGAACGGATCGGAAGTCTTTTCCTTTACTCTCGAACATGTCCCCTCAGCTGTAACAGCCATACTGGCGAAACATAACCTGAGTATGGATGAGATTGAGCACTTCGTTTTCCATCAGGCAAACGGTTTTATGCTGACCCATTTGAGAGATAAAATCGGTATCCCCGAAGAAAAATTTTTAATCTGTATGGAAGATACCGGGAATACCGTCTCATCCACTATTCCCATCGTCCTTTCAGAGCTTATGCGAACCAAAACCGTTAAGGAAAATGATAGAGTGATGCTTGTATCATTTGGGGTCGGATATTCGTGGGCCGCCACCATTTTGACATATAAAACTGCCGAGGATCAAAAATGACTAAACAAGATTTAATAACCGAGATTGAAGATATTCTCCAAGCAGATGAGGGGAGTTTAAATGAAACGACGGCACTTGCCGGTCTTGAAGATTGGGACTCGTTGGCTTTTATCAGTATCATCGCTTTATTTGACAAAAAGCTCAGTAAAAAAGTACCGCTTGATGAACTCAAACAATGCCAAAGTGTTGGAGATATCATAGCTCTATCCGGCATCTAAGTATGACATCCAGAGCGGATTATCATACACAATCAACGCATGATAAAGAGTGCGAAGCGCTCTTTGAACGCTTTTACCACTTTGGAGCGCACCGCTCTGAATTAAACGAACCAAACGATTTTCGACGTATTCAGGCTGGCGGACATGACATTGTTCTCTACAATGACAACGGAAACATCATTGCTTTTGAAAATAGCTGTCCGCACAGAGGCTGTTTGCTTATAACGGAAGAACATGGCTCCAAAGAGCTCGTATGCCCTTATCACGGTTGGCGTTTCGGAGAAGGCAAATGTATCGTTCCCAATCGAAAACTTTTTAATGAAGATGAGATCAACTCCGCTGCTCTGCGTACCTATGCGATCGAGCTGTGCGGAAATTTCATCTTTTTTTCACCGGCTCCTTCCGCGACACTGAGAGAACAGCTCGGTTCTTTTTGGGAACTGCTAGAAACCCTCTCCCACGATATTTCCCGTCTTATCGACGATAACGACGAGCCTTTTTCAGCCAATTGGAAAATTTCGCTCGAAAATGCCCTCGAAAACTATCACGTCTCTTCCGTTCATCCGACTTCGCTTGGGACACTGGAACCGACGGACGGAACAGTGACATTTGATCAAACCAATTCGCTATGGGAATCCCCGCTTGGAAATACAAAAGTGCATACCAAACTGTCAAAACTCCACACCCTTTTTGACAACAAATACCGCAACGAGTGCTATTTCAGCCTTTATCTTTTCCCTTTTTCCATGATTTCTTCAACGTTCGGGTACTCCTACGCTTTTCAGAATTTTTACCCAAAAACACCTACGGAAACGGCATTTTCCAGCCGTACCTATGCAACACAAACTGAGTACACTTCGTTCTTCGACAATGTGGCTCAGCTGAATCGCCAAATTTTTGCCGAAGACGCCCGGATTTGTCAACTGGTCCAGATGGGAACCGCTTTAAGCGCTCCGTACATCTATAACCGCCAAGAAAAACGGATCCTTGCCTTTCACCGCCATTATGAAGCTCTCGTTAAAGAAGAACCCTTATGAAAATCACCTATACCCACGCTGCAATCAGCCGCATTGTGACCGTTATTCCTAACCAAAAAATAAACAATCATGATTTGCCGTTTGATGATAAAACGAAAAAGAAAATAATTAAAATGACAGGGGTTGAAACACGCCACGTTCTCGATGAAAAAACTTCTCTCTTGCCCTTGTATATTCAAGCAGCACAGGAAATTTTCAAGACCATTGATCCACAAAGCATCGATGCTGTTATTGTAGTAAGTCAAACTCCCGAATATCGGCTTCCGACAACAGCAAACGTGCTGCACGGGTTGTTAGATCTCAAAAAAGATGCTTTGGCTTTTGATATCAATCAAGGATGTTCTGGATACATTTACGGTCTTTCTCAAGCGTTTGCCTTGCTCGAAACTGCCTCTGATATCAAACGGATCCTTTTGTTTGACGGAGATGCGATTTCAAAAATCTCTGAACCGGAAAACAAATCAACCGCTTTTCTTTTCGGCGATGCTGCCAGCGTAACGCTATGTGAAAGAACGAATGATTCTAAAAGCTATTTCGTACTTAAATCTGACGGACATGGATATACCAATCTTATCGTCCCTGATGGCGGAATCGCCTCACCCTTGTGTGCAAACTCGTATGAAAAACAGAGTGATGAAACCGGCAATACTACCTCTGCATCAACCCTCTATATGAATGGAACCGAAATTTTCAATTTTACCGTCGAAGAAGTCCCCTCTCTCTTAGAAGAAGTTTATACACTGTCGAATCAAACTCCGGAAATGATCGATGTATTTTGCCTTCATCAGGCAAATCGCTTTATGCTTGATTTTTTAGCGGATAAAATGGGAATTGCACATAAAACTCCGATCAATATTGATCGTTACGGCAACAGCTCTAGTGTCTCTATCCCCCTATTAATCTGCGATATGCCTGAAGTATGTACTCGTTCACATGCTCTTTTAGCAGGCTTCGGCGTAGGATATTCCATGAGTGCCGCACTTCTTGATCTTTCAAACACACAAACTATGTTGAAAGGATTTGAGGCATGATTCAATTCAGTTCTGACGATATTTTTGTGGTTACCGGTGCCTCAAGCGGTCTTGGAAAAGCCATTGCCCTTAAAATTATCGCGCTTGGGGGCTCCGTCATCGCCGTTGCCCGAAATAGTGACAAACTCATTCAAGCACAAACCGAAGCCCTCCATCCGGAACATTTATGGATTGAACCGTTTGATTTGGCAGCCCAACTGGAAGAGATCCCCGATTTTATCAAACACTGTGCAAAAAAATACGGGAAATTAACCGGCCTTGTCCACTCTGCCGGAATCGGCGGTGTCACTCCCCTCAAAGCACTCGATCTTTCCGACGCCAAATCGATGTTCGATATCAACTATTTCAGCGCCCTCATGCTGTCAAAAGGGTTCTGTGACAAACGGGTATGTACCGCAAACGCGTCGATTATACTCCTCTCCTCTATCGCCTCCGTTCAGGGTAACAGCGGTTTAGGCAATTATTCTGCGACCAAAGGGGCAATCAACTCTCTGGTTCAATCGCTCGCCGTCGAAACCGCCAGACAAAACATCCGAGTCAATGCCATTTCACCCGGTTTTATCGTGACCGAAATCGTCCACCATGCGCCGGAAGTTTATAATGATGCGTTCTTTGCAAAAATCAAAGAAGAGTACCCTCTTGGAGAAGGTCATCCCGAGGATGTAGCATCGGCATGTGTCTTTTTACTGAGTGACAGTGCCCGATGGATAACAGGACAAAATATCATTATCGACGGAGGAAGAACATTATTATGAAAAAACGGCTTGCCCTCATCGGAGGTGGCGGATTCGCGAAAGAGATTATTGAAATCGCTCTTTTAAACGGTTTTGAAATTGCCGGTATCTTTGCCGAGCAAAACAACCTCTCGGCATATCCGTATTTGGGGTATCTGGATGAATTGCTCTCAAAACGCGAGATGTATGACTATGTTCACATTGCGTTTGGTGGAATCAATCACGCCGGAATTGCCAACCGAATCAAAATAATCGATTTTTTAGAAGAGCATGATATCCCCTCCGCTACCCTTGTGTCACCCTATGCGCGTATCAGTGTGGATGTTGAGATAGGCGAGGGGAGTTATGTCGCACACAATGCCCTCATTTCATGTGAAGCCAAAATAGGTGCACATGTCATTATCAATACCGCGAGCCTGATCGGTCACGATGCGTACATCGGCAAAAACACTACCGTATCTCCGCAAGTTTTTATCGGCGGGGAGTGTATCATCGGAGAAAACTCTCTGATCGGCGTCGGGACTTTGATTAAACAAGGGTTGAGCGTTGGAGAAAATTGCATTGTCGGAATGGGAACAATCGTTCAACGTTCGCTTCAAAGCAACATGATGATAGTGCACAATCATCCAAAACCGGTCGCACTACATTAACGTTATGGGTTCTAAAAGAACCTTTTTGATACACTAAACGCTTTAATTATGATCCCTAATACAAAACACACCAAAAAGGCAAGAAAGCCATGAATTTTCTAAAGCTTCCCAATGAACACTCCGGAGTCAAACTAACCCTTTTCTTCATTATTGTCGCGTATCTCTTTTCTCTCTCCATGCGCTATATTTGGGTGGCTGATTTTCAGTCTGTTCCACAATTTCATTGGCATAACGAATTGATGATAAACACAAATGACGGATACTTTTTTGCCGAAGGGGCACGTGA
This genomic stretch from Sulfuricurvum sp. harbors:
- a CDS encoding SDR family oxidoreductase, with protein sequence MIQFSSDDIFVVTGASSGLGKAIALKIIALGGSVIAVARNSDKLIQAQTEALHPEHLWIEPFDLAAQLEEIPDFIKHCAKKYGKLTGLVHSAGIGGVTPLKALDLSDAKSMFDINYFSALMLSKGFCDKRVCTANASIILLSSIASVQGNSGLGNYSATKGAINSLVQSLAVETARQNIRVNAISPGFIVTEIVHHAPEVYNDAFFAKIKEEYPLGEGHPEDVASACVFLLSDSARWITGQNIIIDGGRTLL
- a CDS encoding NeuD/PglB/VioB family sugar acetyltransferase translates to MKKRLALIGGGGFAKEIIEIALLNGFEIAGIFAEQNNLSAYPYLGYLDELLSKREMYDYVHIAFGGINHAGIANRIKIIDFLEEHDIPSATLVSPYARISVDVEIGEGSYVAHNALISCEAKIGAHVIINTASLIGHDAYIGKNTTVSPQVFIGGECIIGENSLIGVGTLIKQGLSVGENCIVGMGTIVQRSLQSNMMIVHNHPKPVALH